GCTCAAAAAAATCCGCGGTCGctgattaaaaaattactaaGTTACTAATTGACTTGTGTGTTTTCCGCCCGCCAGGTGAACGTACCAAAACAACGCCGCACCTTCTGCAAGAAGTGCAAGGTCCACAAGCTGCACAAGGTGACGCAGTACAAGAAGTCCAAGGAGCGCAAGGGTGCCCAGGGCAGGAGGCGTTACGACAGGAAGCAGCAGGGTTTCGGTGGTCAGACCAAGCCCATCTTCAGGAAGAAGGTGAGTCTCGTCGGCATGAGTACTGCCCATCCCGCTCAATTGCCACCAGACTGTCATACTCCTATTTCAATGCTGCATTTCCAAGAAGATATATCAATATGATAAAAACTAAGGACAACCGACAGTCTTGGTGG
This genomic stretch from Drosophila gunungcola strain Sukarami unplaced genomic scaffold, Dgunungcola_SK_2 000001F, whole genome shotgun sequence harbors:
- the LOC128262779 gene encoding 60S ribosomal protein L44 encodes the protein MVNVPKQRRTFCKKCKVHKLHKVTQYKKSKERKGAQGRRRYDRKQQGFGGQTKPIFRKKAKTTKKIVLRMECTECKYRKQTPLKRCKHFELGGDKKRKGQMIQF